The Ammoniphilus oxalaticus genome contains a region encoding:
- a CDS encoding Na(+)/H(+) antiporter subunit B, whose amino-acid sequence MKEPNDVIIRSVTKVAVVIIFTFAINLFVSGHHQPGGGFIGGLAFTSAILLLFLTFDLETVRSKFPVDFKVVAASGVLIAVLTGAGSMILDMPFLTQAFGHIDLPVFGQTEIATAVLFDVGVALAVIGTGLTIIMSIGDDR is encoded by the coding sequence ATGAAGGAACCGAATGATGTCATTATTCGCAGTGTGACGAAAGTAGCCGTGGTGATTATCTTTACATTCGCGATCAACCTGTTTGTGTCGGGGCATCACCAACCCGGCGGCGGGTTTATTGGCGGCTTGGCTTTTACATCGGCCATCCTTCTGTTATTCCTCACATTTGATCTTGAGACCGTGCGGAGCAAGTTTCCTGTTGATTTTAAAGTCGTGGCCGCTTCGGGCGTATTGATCGCTGTGTTGACGGGTGCCGGATCGATGATTCTCGATATGCCTTTTCTCACACAAGCGTTTGGTCACATTGATCTCCCCGTATTTGGTCAGACCGAGATTGCGACGGCTGTCCTGTTTGATGTGGGGGTCGCGCTAGCTGTAATCGGTACGGGCCTGACTATAATCATGAGTATAGGTGATGATCGATAA
- a CDS encoding Na+/H+ antiporter subunit A codes for MSWLHLMILVPFISALFVPFIYNRFTPKLHIGWIMLLVPLSIFVYLFQFISDISNGFSYLETVPWLPAYDINFTTYIDGLSLVFGLLIAGIGSLVILYSIYYLSKEREALHNFYIYLLLFMGAMLGLVFSDNIYVLYVFWEITSISSFLLIAYWYERERSRYGAQKSMLITIFGGLAMLAGLIMLSLMADTNSIREMVNHASIIFEQSLFIPALILILLGAFTKSAQFPFSIWLPDAMEAPTPISAYLHSATMVKAGIYLVARLTPVFGGSAEWFWIVSSVGLITLLYGSVNAVRQTDLKALLAYSTISQLGLIMCLLGLGSVALFFGQASESAVYAVAIFAAIFHLVNHSTFKGCLFMVIGIIDHETGTRDIRHLGGLMGLMPVSFTLTIIGSFAMAGLPPFNGFLSKEMFFTAVLNASEMTEFKIGWFGAILPFLAWIASVFTFIYCMVLVFRTFRGKVRPGRLDKKVQEAPAGMLISPIILAAFVIIIFFIPNVFAHYLFIPASLGVLPSFAGTGNLDIRISAWHSWLTPELWMTIGVIVLGTLLYLTLRRWVRLYFLYPQVITFNNLYDFGIAITQDVSRWITNRYMTGFIRDYLVYIFTFLVIIVGGGFWLFNGFSFDSSQDAPITFYEVGIVLGMVATALTVLFSNSRLTSIIAVGGLGFLIAFFFVLFQAPDLALTQLVVETITTALFLLCFYHLPKLRKEISRVPFKIGNAIVALAGGAVFTLVALSANGHRVFDSISGYYKDSFPLAGAKNMVNAILVDFRGVDTMLEILVLTIAGMGVYTLIKLRLAGGDKNEGTE; via the coding sequence TTGTCTTGGTTGCATCTTATGATTTTAGTTCCATTTATATCCGCTTTATTTGTCCCTTTTATATATAATCGCTTTACCCCGAAACTGCATATCGGTTGGATCATGCTCTTGGTTCCGCTATCGATATTTGTCTACCTGTTTCAATTTATATCCGATATTTCCAATGGATTTTCTTACCTCGAAACTGTCCCCTGGTTGCCAGCCTACGATATCAATTTTACAACATATATAGATGGGTTAAGTTTGGTGTTTGGGTTGTTGATCGCTGGAATTGGGTCGCTCGTCATTCTTTATTCGATTTATTACTTGTCAAAAGAGCGTGAAGCGTTACATAATTTTTACATTTATTTGCTCTTATTTATGGGCGCCATGCTCGGACTTGTCTTTTCGGATAACATCTATGTGTTGTATGTGTTTTGGGAAATCACGAGCATCTCTTCCTTCTTATTAATTGCGTATTGGTATGAGCGGGAGCGATCGCGTTATGGAGCCCAAAAGTCGATGCTGATCACGATCTTTGGCGGTCTGGCGATGTTAGCGGGTTTGATTATGCTTTCCTTAATGGCGGATACAAACAGTATTCGGGAAATGGTCAATCATGCGAGTATTATTTTTGAACAATCGTTGTTTATTCCCGCCTTGATCTTGATTTTGTTAGGGGCGTTTACAAAGTCTGCCCAGTTTCCATTTAGTATTTGGTTGCCAGACGCGATGGAAGCGCCGACGCCAATCAGCGCCTACCTTCATTCAGCGACGATGGTTAAAGCGGGCATTTATTTAGTCGCTAGGTTGACGCCTGTTTTTGGGGGATCGGCAGAATGGTTTTGGATTGTATCATCGGTTGGTTTGATTACGTTGTTGTATGGTTCCGTGAACGCGGTAAGACAAACGGACCTAAAAGCTCTATTGGCCTATTCGACGATCAGTCAATTAGGATTAATTATGTGTTTGCTCGGTTTAGGATCTGTCGCTTTATTTTTCGGACAGGCTAGCGAGTCTGCGGTGTATGCGGTCGCGATCTTTGCCGCAATTTTCCACCTCGTCAATCACTCGACATTTAAAGGGTGTTTGTTCATGGTGATCGGGATTATTGACCATGAGACGGGAACGCGCGATATTCGTCATTTGGGCGGGTTGATGGGACTCATGCCTGTTTCGTTTACATTGACGATCATCGGTAGCTTTGCGATGGCGGGATTACCGCCGTTCAATGGTTTTTTGAGTAAAGAGATGTTTTTCACCGCGGTCTTAAACGCTTCAGAGATGACAGAGTTTAAAATCGGGTGGTTTGGCGCGATACTGCCTTTCCTTGCGTGGATTGCCAGCGTGTTTACATTCATTTATTGTATGGTCCTTGTATTCCGCACGTTTAGAGGAAAGGTTAGACCGGGCAGACTCGATAAAAAGGTACAAGAGGCTCCAGCGGGGATGTTAATTTCTCCGATTATTTTAGCGGCATTCGTCATTATTATTTTCTTTATTCCGAATGTATTCGCTCATTATTTGTTTATACCGGCTTCACTTGGCGTCCTTCCTTCCTTTGCCGGAACAGGAAATCTAGATATTCGTATCTCAGCCTGGCACAGTTGGTTGACTCCTGAATTGTGGATGACAATTGGCGTGATCGTGTTGGGGACTTTACTCTACCTGACATTGAGAAGATGGGTTCGTTTATACTTTTTGTATCCGCAAGTGATCACGTTTAATAACTTGTATGATTTTGGAATTGCGATTACGCAAGATGTGTCAAGGTGGATCACGAATCGGTATATGACGGGATTTATTCGGGATTATCTTGTCTATATTTTTACTTTTCTTGTGATCATTGTTGGCGGGGGATTTTGGTTATTTAACGGGTTTTCATTCGATTCGTCGCAAGACGCGCCGATTACCTTTTATGAAGTCGGCATCGTGCTGGGGATGGTCGCGACCGCGTTGACCGTGTTGTTTTCAAACTCGAGACTCACTTCGATTATCGCGGTGGGCGGCTTAGGTTTTCTGATAGCTTTCTTCTTCGTGCTATTTCAGGCGCCCGATTTGGCTCTGACACAGCTTGTTGTGGAGACGATTACGACGGCGTTGTTCTTGCTCTGTTTTTATCATTTGCCTAAATTACGCAAGGAAATAAGCCGCGTCCCGTTTAAAATTGGGAATGCGATTGTGGCTCTTGCGGGGGGCGCTGTGTTCACCCTTGTGGCGTTATCAGCGAATGGACACCGTGTGTTTGATTCGATTTCAGGCTATTACAAGGATTCTTTTCCGCTTGCAGGCGCCAAAAACATGGTCAATGCGATTCTCGTAGATTTTCGGGGAGTGGATACAATGTTGGAAATCCTCGTTTTAACGATCGCGGGGATGGGGGTTTACACATTAATTAAACTACGCTTGGCTGGGGGGGATAAAAATGAAGGAACCGAATGA
- a CDS encoding Na(+)/H(+) antiporter subunit C → METLMSILVGVLFAIGLYLILTKSLLRIILGTSIVGHAVNLLIMTMGGLKKGGPPLLGLKNQTFTDPLPQALLLTAIVINFAITALFIVLCYRAYIVLGTDDTEQLRGNEHE, encoded by the coding sequence ATGGAAACGTTGATGTCTATCTTGGTTGGCGTCTTGTTTGCGATAGGTCTTTATTTAATCTTAACGAAAAGTTTATTGCGAATTATTTTGGGAACATCGATCGTGGGGCATGCTGTGAATCTATTGATTATGACGATGGGCGGCTTGAAAAAAGGGGGTCCGCCACTACTCGGTTTAAAAAACCAGACGTTTACGGATCCCTTGCCGCAGGCCTTGCTGTTAACCGCGATCGTGATTAATTTTGCGATTACCGCCCTGTTTATCGTGCTGTGCTATCGGGCTTACATCGTATTGGGCACGGATGATACCGAGCAATTGAGAGGAAATGAACATGAATAA